In a genomic window of Alteromonas gilva:
- a CDS encoding SulP family inorganic anion transporter, with translation MKLDLSFSELKNDLPASIVVFFVALPLCLGIALASGAPLFSGIIAGIVGGIVVGLCSGSRLGVSGPAAGLAVIVFDAIATLGSWELFLCAVVLAGVIQLVMGFARAGFIAYFIPTSVITGMLAGIGLLIILKQIPYLFGWHADFLGEEAFIHANGENTFSAIEHALNLMSPAAVLISGLSLALLVIWDRYLVPRHKIFQLIQGPIVVVLLGILASVMMAQAGNPMASSMLVSLPVIDSFSDFTNELAFPDFSQMLSLDVLTIAVVMAAVASIETLLCVEATDKLDPQKHTTPTNRELKAQGLGNIVSGLIGGLPITQVIVRSSANIAFGGKTKLSAIMHGMFLLVAVLAISSMLNLIPLASLAAILIVVGYKLTKPVMFKIMYQNGMEQFLPFITTITVMIFTDLLTGVFAGLGVSIFFTLKSSFRNSYQFKETVNEEHGEKVHHIVLAEEVSFFNKPSILKKLNSIPGNSKVVLDFSNSKSVAFDVKEMIKDYIDQAQTKNIQVETIKF, from the coding sequence ATGAAGTTGGATTTATCCTTTAGTGAATTAAAAAATGACTTACCAGCCAGTATTGTTGTTTTTTTTGTTGCCCTTCCACTTTGTTTAGGTATTGCACTGGCTTCAGGCGCACCACTTTTCTCGGGTATTATCGCCGGTATCGTGGGCGGTATTGTAGTGGGTTTGTGCAGCGGCTCTCGCCTTGGTGTGAGCGGCCCTGCTGCCGGCTTAGCGGTCATTGTATTTGACGCTATTGCCACCCTGGGAAGCTGGGAACTGTTCTTATGTGCCGTCGTATTAGCCGGTGTCATTCAGCTGGTGATGGGTTTTGCCCGCGCCGGTTTCATTGCGTACTTTATCCCGACCTCAGTCATCACTGGTATGCTGGCCGGCATTGGTTTGCTAATCATATTAAAGCAGATTCCCTATCTGTTTGGCTGGCACGCCGACTTTTTAGGTGAAGAAGCGTTTATACATGCCAACGGGGAAAACACCTTTTCGGCCATCGAACACGCGCTTAATCTAATGTCACCGGCGGCAGTCCTGATTTCCGGGTTATCCCTTGCATTGCTGGTAATCTGGGACAGATATTTAGTGCCCAGACACAAAATATTCCAGTTGATTCAAGGCCCCATTGTAGTGGTACTGCTGGGTATTCTGGCGTCTGTTATGATGGCTCAGGCGGGCAATCCGATGGCAAGCAGCATGCTGGTATCATTGCCGGTCATTGACAGCTTTAGCGACTTTACTAACGAACTGGCGTTTCCTGACTTTTCGCAAATGCTCAGTCTGGACGTGTTGACCATTGCCGTGGTTATGGCCGCCGTGGCCAGTATTGAGACGCTACTGTGTGTTGAGGCAACTGATAAACTCGATCCGCAAAAACACACGACCCCGACAAACCGCGAGCTTAAAGCGCAAGGTCTGGGTAACATTGTATCCGGATTGATTGGTGGCCTGCCAATTACTCAGGTTATCGTCCGTAGCTCAGCGAACATTGCATTTGGTGGTAAAACCAAGTTATCTGCAATTATGCACGGTATGTTTTTGTTGGTCGCTGTACTGGCGATCTCATCGATGCTGAACCTCATTCCGCTGGCATCACTGGCGGCAATATTAATTGTGGTAGGTTACAAACTCACCAAGCCTGTCATGTTTAAAATAATGTATCAAAACGGAATGGAGCAATTTTTACCGTTTATTACAACGATTACGGTGATGATCTTTACTGACCTGCTGACCGGTGTGTTTGCCGGACTTGGCGTGAGTATTTTCTTTACCCTTAAAAGCAGCTTCAGAAACTCGTATCAGTTTAAGGAAACCGTTAACGAGGAGCACGGTGAAAAGGTCCACCACATCGTGTTAGCCGAAGAGGTATCATTCTTTAATAAGCCAAGCATTTTGAAAAAGCTGAACTCCATACCAGGCAACTCTAAGGTTGTGTTAGATTTTTCAAACAGCAAGTCTGTAGCCTTTGATGTAAAAGAGATGATTAAGGATTATATCGATCAGGCTCAAACCAAAAACATACAGGTTGAAACCATCAAGTTTTAG
- a CDS encoding carbonic anhydrase encodes MDHVISGVAKFQKDVFPGKKAAFQKLANGQNPEVLFITCSDSRIDPNLVTQTQPGDLFICRNAGNIVPPHSNQTGGMTASIEFAVAALGVTHVVICGHSDCGAMKGAINPEALSSLPHVKEWLGHCRVASEVVKEKCGCDELNTEDHLQLVTEENVVQQLQHIRTHPTVAAKLATGQVKLHGWFYNIETAEVLCYQEETGEFGPMDEKYAKELTHKSE; translated from the coding sequence ATGGATCATGTAATTTCTGGTGTTGCCAAATTCCAAAAAGATGTCTTTCCTGGCAAAAAAGCGGCGTTCCAAAAATTAGCCAATGGTCAAAACCCTGAGGTTTTGTTCATTACCTGTTCGGATTCCCGCATTGACCCCAACCTGGTGACGCAAACCCAACCAGGCGATTTATTTATCTGCCGCAACGCAGGCAATATCGTCCCGCCCCATAGCAACCAAACCGGTGGTATGACAGCGTCGATTGAATTTGCGGTTGCCGCTTTAGGCGTCACTCATGTCGTTATCTGTGGTCACTCCGATTGTGGTGCGATGAAAGGCGCAATCAACCCTGAAGCACTGTCTTCATTACCCCATGTAAAAGAATGGCTTGGCCACTGCCGGGTTGCCAGCGAAGTGGTTAAGGAAAAATGTGGTTGTGATGAGCTCAATACAGAGGATCACCTGCAGTTAGTGACCGAAGAAAATGTCGTACAACAACTGCAGCATATAAGAACCCATCCAACGGTTGCCGCGAAACTGGCTACCGGTCAGGTTAAGTTACACGGCTGGTTTTACAATATCGAAACCGCAGAAGTGCTTTGTTATCAAGAGGAAACCGGCGAATTCGGTCCTATGGACGAGAAGTACGCTAAAGAACTCACCCATAAAAGCGAATAG
- a CDS encoding SulP family inorganic anion transporter, with product MQNLFKNVRGDITGGITAGVVALPLALALGVASGVGPMAGMYGAIAVGFFAALFGGTPSQISGPTGPMVVVLAGLFASLSGDVELIFTAVVLAGLFQILFGFLGIGNYIRLVPYPVISGFMSGIGAIIIILQIGRLLGHEPPGGTIGALSYIPTALADINFATLALGFGTLVIAYKWPPSLGKYVPGALAALIIGTIVSLFIANVPILGDIPTGLPSLHLPTFESSTLLLVLEAAFILAILGAIDSLLTSLVADNMTRTRHDSSRELIGQGIGNTVAGLIGGIAGAGATMRTVVNIRSGGKERLSGMIHALVLLAVVLGLSPLASAIPHAVLAGILVKVGLDIIDWSYLKRAHSGPRWDFALMLLVLGLTVFVDLITAVGVGVVLAALAYVRQIAQLQIEELKKIPDTLNDPQENALLERAKGKVSIFSFGGPLSFGAAADLGHHVREWVKPGSRVLILDFTRVPTMDVSASMAVETVTSDAKRSGRQLIVCGASDDIKQVLNNVNASAGEILTYPTLLEALESAVSIIDDSDKKSGKGGKSETLSPA from the coding sequence ATGCAAAATTTATTTAAAAATGTGCGTGGTGACATCACCGGTGGTATTACCGCCGGTGTCGTTGCCTTGCCGCTGGCTCTGGCGTTGGGTGTTGCCTCGGGCGTCGGCCCGATGGCAGGCATGTACGGCGCCATAGCAGTAGGCTTTTTTGCTGCACTTTTCGGTGGTACGCCGTCACAAATATCAGGCCCAACAGGCCCGATGGTGGTTGTTTTAGCTGGCCTTTTTGCCAGTTTGTCCGGCGACGTAGAGTTAATCTTCACCGCCGTGGTGTTAGCCGGTTTATTCCAGATTTTATTTGGTTTTCTGGGCATAGGTAATTATATACGGTTGGTGCCCTACCCGGTTATTTCCGGTTTTATGTCGGGCATTGGTGCCATCATTATCATCTTGCAAATTGGCCGCTTACTCGGGCATGAACCGCCGGGTGGCACCATCGGTGCATTGAGTTATATCCCCACTGCCCTGGCAGATATCAATTTTGCCACCCTGGCGCTGGGCTTCGGTACCCTGGTGATTGCTTACAAGTGGCCACCCAGTTTAGGCAAATACGTACCTGGTGCGTTAGCGGCGCTGATCATTGGTACGATTGTTAGCCTGTTCATTGCAAATGTGCCTATCCTGGGTGATATACCTACCGGTCTGCCCAGCCTGCATTTGCCTACCTTTGAGTCATCCACGCTGTTACTGGTGCTTGAAGCGGCGTTTATTCTGGCGATTTTAGGTGCTATCGATAGCCTGCTCACCTCACTGGTGGCTGACAACATGACCCGTACCCGTCACGACAGCAGCAGAGAGCTGATTGGTCAGGGTATTGGTAATACCGTTGCCGGTTTAATTGGTGGTATCGCCGGTGCAGGCGCAACCATGCGCACGGTAGTTAATATTCGCAGTGGTGGTAAAGAACGCCTGTCGGGTATGATCCATGCGCTGGTGTTACTGGCCGTTGTATTAGGGCTAAGTCCTTTAGCCAGTGCTATTCCACACGCCGTATTGGCGGGTATCCTGGTGAAAGTTGGCCTGGATATTATCGACTGGAGCTACTTAAAACGCGCTCATAGCGGTCCGCGCTGGGACTTCGCATTAATGCTGTTGGTGCTGGGTTTAACCGTATTCGTTGATCTCATCACCGCCGTTGGTGTAGGTGTTGTATTGGCGGCGCTGGCCTATGTTCGTCAGATTGCCCAACTGCAAATTGAAGAACTCAAGAAGATCCCTGATACCCTTAACGATCCGCAGGAAAATGCCCTGTTGGAAAGAGCCAAAGGCAAAGTCAGTATCTTTAGTTTTGGCGGACCACTAAGCTTTGGTGCAGCGGCAGATTTAGGTCACCACGTACGCGAATGGGTAAAACCCGGCTCGCGGGTGCTGATCCTGGACTTTACCCGGGTACCTACCATGGATGTTTCCGCGTCGATGGCAGTAGAAACGGTTACCTCTGACGCCAAGCGCTCGGGGCGTCAGCTAATTGTATGCGGCGCCTCTGACGACATCAAACAGGTACTGAATAACGTTAACGCGTCGGCAGGAGAGATCCTGACCTACCCAACGTTACTGGAAGCGCTCGAATCAGCGGTGTCGATTATCGATGACTCTGATAAGAAATCCGGTAAAGGGGGTAAAAGCGAGACACTCTCGCCCGCCTGA
- a CDS encoding MurR/RpiR family transcriptional regulator — protein sequence MSESNGVLARIKQKYTELSPSARAIANYLQQFPLTVISDSTAEIAAKTNTSKATVSRLFRQLGYASHQDAKQDVVLQRDAGIPVKQALSQHDYIAAELGNLQRTLEAIPASQINHIASILARAPKITLIGYRNSYPVALHCRQQLKQIRPNVRLLPQPGQSLSEDLMDLADDEIIVVFGFRRRPRIFARMIDALPSARTILLTDPTGQVYQDRVGHTLVCQLGNQFAFDSYAAPMSLVSVICNQAFTLLGAEGDNRVATISALYAEMGELDPD from the coding sequence GTGTCTGAAAGTAATGGTGTTTTAGCAAGAATCAAACAGAAGTACACTGAGCTTTCACCGTCTGCGCGCGCTATCGCAAACTATCTGCAGCAATTTCCGCTTACCGTTATCAGCGATTCAACCGCCGAGATTGCCGCCAAGACCAATACATCCAAGGCAACCGTCAGCCGCCTGTTTCGCCAGCTCGGTTATGCCTCCCATCAGGACGCCAAACAAGACGTAGTGCTGCAACGCGATGCGGGGATACCAGTTAAACAAGCCCTCAGCCAACACGATTATATTGCCGCAGAGCTGGGTAATTTACAGCGCACACTGGAGGCTATTCCGGCCTCGCAAATTAATCACATTGCCTCCATACTCGCCAGGGCTCCTAAAATTACCCTAATCGGTTATCGCAATAGTTATCCGGTGGCGCTGCACTGCCGCCAGCAACTTAAGCAAATTCGCCCTAATGTTCGTCTGTTACCCCAGCCGGGACAAAGTTTAAGCGAAGATCTCATGGATTTGGCCGACGACGAGATCATTGTGGTGTTTGGTTTTCGCCGCCGTCCGCGCATTTTTGCCCGCATGATTGACGCTCTGCCATCAGCGCGTACCATTTTGCTCACAGATCCCACCGGTCAGGTATATCAGGACCGGGTAGGACACACCCTGGTTTGCCAGCTAGGCAATCAGTTTGCTTTTGACAGTTACGCTGCCCCCATGAGCCTGGTGTCCGTGATTTGTAACCAGGCGTTCACCCTGCTCGGCGCCGAGGGAGACAACCGGGTAGCGACCATCTCAGCCTTATACGCCGAGATGGGTGAGCTTGACCCGGATTAA
- a CDS encoding MFS transporter — translation MVRSLIPISALLLSDALLLLGHGLLLTLLPVAANQLGFSSVQVALTGSAYFLGIIAGCLATPHVLKRVGHIRGFAVLACAYLIFTLLFAWLQSFTLWLVLRFALGAAVSGLYMIIESWLNERADATNRGTIFSFYSMLNLLMITVAQQLLTLGDISYQLLFSIAAVLIALSIIPVSLTLSLAPAAVKNVRISFRKVWQHSHIAMIGAVILGLVTGAFWSLGPVYAADSGFTNTQLALFMSATVLGGACFQLPVGRFSDRYDRRIILMYNALSGALISLAMVVASHWSGFAGWPAALLAFLWGGACMTSYAICLAHVNDNATPKDFLPIGSGMLITYGISSAVGGPLAAGLMSIMGAQGLYAYMTFFLALFAVIVLFRRRTHVLPDTADDHQTFQPSAGITTPMALEIDPRTEHLQDNPQPSAAESPAPEVKLQ, via the coding sequence ATGGTACGCTCTCTGATCCCAATATCAGCGCTGTTGCTGTCTGATGCGCTGTTATTACTTGGCCATGGTTTGCTGTTAACCCTGTTGCCTGTGGCAGCCAACCAGTTAGGCTTTTCCTCGGTGCAGGTGGCTTTGACCGGTTCTGCTTACTTTTTGGGGATTATTGCCGGCTGTCTGGCTACCCCCCATGTGCTAAAACGGGTAGGGCATATTCGGGGTTTTGCGGTGCTGGCCTGCGCGTATCTTATTTTCACCCTGCTGTTTGCCTGGCTGCAATCGTTTACGTTGTGGTTGGTGCTGCGTTTTGCTCTAGGGGCGGCGGTATCCGGCCTGTATATGATCATTGAGAGTTGGCTTAACGAACGGGCTGATGCAACCAATCGCGGTACTATCTTTTCGTTTTACTCGATGCTTAATTTACTGATGATCACGGTGGCCCAGCAATTACTGACCCTTGGTGACATCAGTTATCAGCTTCTCTTCAGCATTGCAGCGGTCCTGATTGCACTGTCGATAATACCGGTATCACTGACATTGTCACTAGCGCCCGCAGCGGTAAAAAACGTCAGGATCAGTTTTCGCAAAGTCTGGCAGCACTCACATATCGCCATGATTGGTGCGGTTATTTTGGGGTTAGTGACTGGCGCGTTTTGGTCTTTGGGACCGGTTTACGCGGCTGACAGCGGCTTTACCAATACCCAGCTGGCGCTGTTTATGTCGGCAACAGTGCTTGGCGGTGCTTGCTTTCAGTTACCGGTAGGGCGATTTTCTGACCGCTATGACCGGCGTATTATTCTGATGTATAACGCGCTGTCAGGCGCGTTGATCTCGCTGGCAATGGTGGTAGCCTCCCATTGGTCGGGCTTTGCCGGTTGGCCGGCGGCTTTACTGGCGTTTTTGTGGGGCGGTGCCTGTATGACGTCCTATGCTATATGCCTTGCCCATGTGAACGACAATGCCACGCCAAAGGATTTCTTACCCATCGGCAGTGGTATGCTCATTACCTATGGGATCAGCTCAGCGGTAGGCGGGCCGCTGGCGGCCGGGTTGATGAGTATAATGGGCGCACAAGGCTTGTATGCCTATATGACCTTTTTTCTGGCCCTGTTTGCGGTGATTGTTTTATTTCGCCGCCGTACCCACGTGCTGCCTGATACCGCTGACGACCACCAAACATTTCAGCCTTCTGCGGGTATCACCACGCCTATGGCGCTGGAAATTGATCCACGCACCGAACATCTGCAGGATAACCCACAGCCATCCGCCGCTGAGTCGCCGGCACCTGAGGTTAAGCTGCAATAA